The following coding sequences are from one uncultured Bacteroides sp. window:
- the rpoN gene encoding RNA polymerase factor sigma-54, giving the protein MVQSSRQTQSQVQQQMQTLSPQQILVVKLLELPTVELEDRVRAELLENPALEEGKEEKLTDEAPTAEVQDNEADTNEYDSLNDYLTEDDIPDYKLQENNRSKGEQAEEIPFSDVVSFYEILKEQLRERNLTEQQKELAEYIIGSLDDDGLLRKSLESICDELAIYAGINTNEHELEEVLKTIQDFDPAGLGARDLQECLSIQIQRKEPSPLKETELNIIEKCYEEFTRKHWDKIMQKLNLNEKKFKEAIAEITKLNPRPGSSLGEVIGRNMQQIIPDFTVETYDDGNIILNINNRNVPELRMSKDFTNMLEEHTKNKQTKEAREAMMFLKQKLDSAQNFIEAIKQRQNTLQTTMQAIIDLQRPFFLEGDESLLHPMILKDVAEKTGLDISTISRVSNSKYVQTNYGVYSLKFFFNDGYTTEDGEEMSVREIRKILKECIDEENKKKPLTDDELADILKSKGYPIARRTVAKYRQQLNIPVARLRK; this is encoded by the coding sequence ATGGTACAGAGTTCCCGTCAAACACAGTCGCAGGTACAGCAACAGATGCAAACCCTTTCACCTCAACAAATTCTAGTGGTGAAGTTGCTGGAACTTCCTACTGTAGAACTAGAAGATCGTGTACGCGCAGAACTGCTAGAAAACCCAGCTTTAGAGGAGGGGAAAGAAGAAAAACTTACAGACGAAGCTCCTACCGCTGAAGTTCAAGACAATGAGGCTGACACCAATGAATATGATTCTTTAAACGACTATCTCACTGAAGACGATATTCCTGACTACAAATTACAAGAAAATAATCGTTCTAAAGGTGAACAAGCAGAAGAAATTCCATTTTCAGATGTAGTTTCATTCTATGAAATTCTAAAAGAGCAACTTAGAGAAAGGAATCTAACTGAACAGCAAAAAGAATTAGCTGAATATATTATAGGCTCATTAGATGACGATGGGTTATTAAGGAAATCATTAGAGAGCATATGTGATGAATTAGCCATTTATGCGGGAATAAACACCAATGAGCATGAACTTGAAGAAGTGCTAAAAACAATTCAGGATTTTGATCCGGCAGGTTTAGGTGCCCGCGACCTACAAGAATGCCTTAGTATACAAATTCAGCGAAAAGAACCTTCTCCACTTAAAGAAACAGAGCTTAATATTATTGAGAAATGTTATGAAGAATTCACACGAAAGCATTGGGATAAGATAATGCAAAAGCTAAATCTTAATGAGAAAAAATTTAAAGAGGCTATTGCCGAAATAACAAAATTAAACCCGCGTCCCGGAAGCTCTTTAGGTGAAGTAATCGGACGTAACATGCAACAAATCATACCTGATTTTACTGTAGAGACTTATGACGATGGAAATATTATTCTCAACATAAACAACCGTAATGTTCCTGAATTGCGAATGAGCAAAGACTTCACTAATATGTTAGAAGAACACACTAAAAACAAACAAACAAAAGAGGCAAGAGAAGCCATGATGTTCCTCAAGCAAAAGCTAGATTCTGCTCAAAATTTCATTGAAGCAATCAAGCAGCGTCAAAATACGTTGCAAACCACAATGCAGGCTATTATAGACCTGCAACGTCCTTTCTTTCTTGAAGGAGATGAATCACTTCTTCATCCTATGATCCTTAAAGACGTAGCCGAAAAAACAGGACTTGATATTTCCACTATATCCAGAGTAAGCAATAGCAAATACGTACAAACCAATTATGGTGTGTATTCTCTTAAATTTTTCTTCAACGATGGATATACCACTGAAGATGGCGAAGAAATGTCCGTAAGGGAAATACGCAAAATTCTAAAAGAATGCATTGATGAAGAAAACAAAAAGAAGCCGCTAACAGATGATGAATTAGCTGATATATTAAAAAGTAAAGGCTACCCTATAGCTAGGAGAACCGTTGCTAAATATCGCCAACAACTCAACATACCAGTAGCCAGATTAAGAAAATAA
- a CDS encoding rubredoxin, whose product MKYICIACDYVYDPEFGDPESGIEPGTAFEDIPEDWICPMCGVGKDDFEKLEE is encoded by the coding sequence ATGAAATACATTTGTATAGCATGTGATTATGTCTATGATCCCGAATTTGGAGACCCTGAAAGTGGAATAGAGCCAGGAACAGCCTTTGAAGATATTCCAGAAGATTGGATATGTCCTATGTGCGGAGTAGGTAAAGATGATTTTGAAAAACTAGAAGAGTAG
- the gcvH gene encoding glycine cleavage system protein GcvH, with amino-acid sequence MNFPEELKYTKEHEWIRVDGNVAYVGITDYAQEQLGDIVFVDIPSIGEKLEYGEVFGTIEVVKTISDLFIPVAGEILEENKMLEEKPELVNQDPYGEGWLVKIALSPNSDFSSLLDAKEYKKLINE; translated from the coding sequence ATGAATTTTCCTGAAGAATTAAAGTACACAAAAGAACATGAATGGATTCGCGTAGACGGAAATGTAGCCTATGTAGGCATAACCGACTACGCCCAAGAGCAACTAGGAGATATTGTTTTTGTTGACATACCTAGTATAGGAGAAAAACTAGAATACGGTGAAGTTTTCGGCACCATTGAAGTAGTTAAAACAATATCAGACCTCTTCATCCCTGTAGCAGGAGAGATCCTAGAAGAAAATAAAATGCTAGAAGAAAAACCTGAACTAGTAAACCAAGACCCTTACGGTGAAGGTTGGTTAGTCAAGATTGCTCTTTCTCCAAACAGTGACTTCAGTTCGCTATTAGACGCTAAAGAATATAAAAAATTGATTAACGAATAA
- a CDS encoding nucleoside kinase has product MKQMIQIYCKNNKIYKDCPIGSSLLNIYKGLNLNFPHQVVSAKVNNRSEGLNFKVYNNKDIEFLDITDPSGMRTYVRSLCFILFKAVNDIFPDGKLYVEHPVSKGYFCNLSIGREISLEDVAMIKKRMHEIVEENIPFHRTECHTTEAVEIFKGRGMEDKVKLLESSGSLYTYYYTLDDTVDYYYGNLVPRTGYVKIFDLVKYYDGLLLRIPSRENPETLENVIKQEKMLDVFKEYLQWGTIMGLTNAGDFNIACQKGYATDLINVAEALQEKKIAQIADTIYHRGENGNRTKLVLIAGPSSSGKTTFSKRLSIQLMTNGLKPHPISLDNYFVDREKTPRDKNGNYDYESLYALDLELFNQQLGALLQGEEVDLPRFNFALGRKEYNGDKLKIDDHTILILEGIHALNPELTKHISDANKFKIYVSALTTISLDDHNWIPTTDNRLLRRIIRDFNYRGYSAQETISRWPSVRAGENKWIFPYQENADVMFNSALLFEFAVLRRYAEPILSNVPRNSEEYCEAYRLLRFIKYFTPVQDNEIPPTSLLREFLGGSSFKY; this is encoded by the coding sequence ATGAAACAGATGATACAAATATATTGCAAAAATAACAAAATTTATAAAGACTGCCCCATAGGGAGCTCTCTTTTGAATATTTACAAAGGATTAAATCTGAATTTTCCTCATCAAGTAGTAAGTGCCAAAGTTAATAATCGTTCTGAAGGGCTTAACTTTAAAGTATATAACAATAAGGATATAGAGTTTTTAGATATAACTGACCCTTCGGGTATGCGCACCTACGTTCGTTCTCTTTGTTTCATCCTCTTCAAAGCTGTCAACGATATTTTTCCTGATGGAAAACTCTATGTAGAACATCCTGTATCAAAAGGCTATTTTTGCAATCTCTCTATAGGAAGAGAGATATCCCTAGAAGATGTGGCAATGATAAAAAAACGGATGCATGAAATTGTTGAAGAAAACATTCCATTCCATCGAACCGAATGCCATACAACAGAAGCCGTAGAAATTTTTAAAGGAAGGGGGATGGAAGATAAAGTTAAGCTTTTAGAATCATCAGGTTCTTTGTATACTTACTATTATACATTAGACGATACAGTTGACTACTATTATGGCAATCTTGTGCCTCGCACAGGGTATGTAAAAATATTCGACCTTGTCAAATACTATGATGGTTTATTGCTCCGCATTCCAAGCAGAGAAAACCCAGAAACTCTTGAAAACGTAATCAAACAAGAGAAGATGTTGGATGTCTTCAAAGAATACCTTCAATGGGGAACTATAATGGGGCTTACTAATGCAGGAGATTTCAACATAGCTTGCCAAAAAGGATATGCAACCGATTTAATAAATGTAGCAGAAGCACTCCAAGAGAAAAAAATAGCACAAATTGCAGATACAATTTATCATCGTGGAGAAAATGGGAACAGAACAAAGCTTGTACTTATTGCCGGACCATCTTCATCTGGTAAAACCACTTTTAGTAAGAGATTGTCTATACAGCTAATGACGAATGGGTTAAAGCCTCATCCCATATCTTTAGACAATTATTTTGTAGACAGAGAAAAAACTCCCCGTGACAAAAATGGCAACTATGATTATGAATCACTTTATGCACTTGACCTCGAATTGTTCAATCAACAACTAGGGGCATTACTCCAAGGAGAAGAGGTTGATCTTCCCCGATTTAATTTTGCACTGGGTAGAAAAGAATACAATGGTGACAAATTAAAAATAGATGATCATACCATTTTAATTTTAGAAGGAATTCATGCACTTAATCCTGAACTCACCAAGCATATTAGCGATGCAAACAAATTTAAAATATATGTCTCTGCATTAACCACCATTTCGTTAGACGATCACAACTGGATCCCCACAACGGATAATAGATTACTTCGTCGTATTATACGCGATTTTAATTATAGAGGATACTCAGCTCAAGAAACCATTTCGCGTTGGCCAAGCGTTCGGGCAGGAGAAAACAAGTGGATATTTCCTTACCAAGAAAATGCAGACGTAATGTTTAACTCCGCCCTACTTTTTGAATTTGCGGTTTTACGTCGTTATGCTGAGCCTATATTAAGTAATGTTCCACGCAATAGTGAAGAATATTGCGAAGCCTATCGCTTACTCAGATTCATAAAATACTTCACCCCTGTACAAGACAATGAAATTCCTCCAACATCCTTATTAAGAGAATTTTTAGGAGGAAGTAGCTTTAAATATTAA
- a CDS encoding DMT family transporter yields the protein MKQEHKAIVAAGIAVLSWSTVASAFKIALKYLSSFELLLVASLTGLLFFFSAVLLQRKWTLVQRLSFADWKRFAWMGLLNPVVYYLVLFWAYDLLPAQVAQPINYTWPIVLLVLLSLFTRKPIARKKYVGMFLSLVGVAFISIGSGHDFGGKSVSAFGVLLAALSAFLWASYWIATNKTKHVDAVVALFACFLLGTFYLIIASTIIGIGINSIAGILSGMYVGAFEIGIPFVCFGYAIRTSHNPALINQLCYLSPFLSLFFIYLFLGEQIAISTYFGLALIVSGIVFNSR from the coding sequence ATGAAACAAGAACACAAAGCAATCGTCGCTGCCGGTATAGCAGTGCTAAGCTGGTCGACGGTTGCTTCTGCTTTTAAAATTGCTTTAAAATATCTAAGTTCTTTTGAATTACTCTTAGTAGCCTCACTTACTGGTTTACTGTTCTTTTTTAGTGCGGTTTTGTTACAGAGAAAATGGACATTAGTTCAGCGCTTGTCTTTTGCAGACTGGAAGCGCTTTGCGTGGATGGGATTATTAAATCCTGTAGTGTATTATTTAGTTTTGTTTTGGGCATATGACTTACTGCCTGCACAAGTAGCACAGCCAATAAACTATACTTGGCCTATTGTTTTACTTGTCTTGTTGTCTCTATTTACAAGAAAACCTATCGCTCGAAAAAAATACGTTGGTATGTTTCTTTCTCTTGTGGGCGTTGCGTTTATTTCTATTGGTTCAGGTCATGATTTTGGTGGGAAATCTGTCTCCGCATTTGGTGTATTACTTGCGGCGTTGAGTGCTTTCCTTTGGGCCTCATACTGGATTGCAACGAATAAAACAAAGCATGTTGATGCTGTAGTGGCACTTTTTGCATGTTTCCTTTTGGGAACTTTTTATCTTATTATTGCGTCAACTATCATTGGTATTGGCATTAACTCGATAGCCGGTATATTATCTGGTATGTATGTTGGGGCTTTTGAAATAGGGATCCCTTTTGTTTGTTTTGGTTATGCTATTCGAACAAGTCATAACCCTGCATTAATTAACCAACTTTGTTATCTTTCTCCTTTTCTCTCTCTCTTCTTTATATATCTATTTCTTGGCGAGCAAATAGCAATATCTACATATTTCGGATTAGCTTTAATTGTCTCTGGCATTGTCTTTAACTCTAGGTAG
- the purE gene encoding 5-(carboxyamino)imidazole ribonucleotide mutase, whose protein sequence is MTPLVSIIMGSTSDLPVMEKAAQLLNDMHIPFEINALSAHRTPEAVETFAKNAHAKGIKIIIAAAGMAAHLPGVIAASTTLPVIGVPIKSTLDGMDALLAIVQMPPGIPVATVGINAALNAAILAIQILSLEDKELETKFRAYKEGLKNKIVKANEELKEVKYEFKTN, encoded by the coding sequence ATGACTCCACTTGTTAGTATAATCATGGGTAGCACATCTGATCTTCCTGTTATGGAAAAAGCAGCTCAGCTACTAAACGATATGCACATACCTTTTGAAATAAATGCTCTTTCAGCACATCGCACACCGGAAGCTGTCGAAACATTTGCTAAGAATGCGCATGCAAAAGGGATTAAAATAATTATTGCTGCTGCTGGCATGGCTGCTCATTTACCAGGAGTTATTGCTGCCTCCACAACATTGCCAGTAATAGGTGTTCCTATAAAATCAACATTAGATGGTATGGATGCATTATTGGCTATAGTACAAATGCCTCCTGGCATACCTGTAGCAACAGTAGGAATAAATGCCGCTCTTAATGCTGCAATTCTTGCTATTCAAATCTTATCTTTAGAAGATAAAGAATTAGAAACCAAATTTAGAGCTTATAAAGAGGGGCTTAAAAATAAAATAGTAAAAGCCAACGAAGAGCTAAAAGAGGTAAAATATGAGTTTAAAACAAATTAA
- a CDS encoding Na/Pi cotransporter family protein, which yields MQYSFYDFLKLIGSLGLFLYGMKIMSEGLQKIAGDRLRNILTAMTTNRVTGVLTGLLITALIQSSSATTVMVVSFVNAGLLTLTQSISVIMGANIGTTVTAWVISLFGFKVDVSMFALPLLGVAIPLIFSKKSMRKSFGEFIFGFAFLFMGLAFLKDNVPNLAANPEMLAFIRNYTDMGYFSILLFLLLGTIVTIIVQSSSATMAITLVMCSMNWIPFELAAALVLGENIGTTVTANLAALAANSSARRAALAHFIFNIFGVCWMLLLFYPFTGAISWLVDTYMPSSPDVAVSFKLSAFHTVFNLCNVFFMIWFVKWIEKAVCSLIHQKEDEEEYRLRFIPNGILSTAELSILQARKEINLYSERTHKMFVMVQDLLHTQKDDDFNKLFSRVEKYENISDNMELEIANYLNQVSDGKLSSESKLQIRAMLREVTEIESIGDSCYNLARTINRKRQTNLDFTEKQYEHIHLMFKLSNEALSQMILLLEKASHQNIDVNKSFNIENEMNNYRNQLKNQNILDVNNKEYDYQMGVYYMDIIGECEKLGDYVVNVVEASSDVKEKKAS from the coding sequence ATGCAATATTCTTTTTATGATTTTTTAAAGCTAATAGGCTCTTTGGGATTGTTTTTGTATGGGATGAAGATAATGAGCGAAGGCTTGCAAAAAATAGCAGGTGATCGATTAAGAAACATCCTTACGGCAATGACCACGAATCGTGTAACTGGAGTTCTAACCGGTTTACTAATTACGGCTTTGATCCAATCTTCTTCTGCTACGACTGTTATGGTTGTTAGTTTCGTCAATGCAGGATTGCTTACATTAACACAATCTATCAGTGTCATTATGGGGGCTAATATTGGTACTACTGTTACCGCTTGGGTTATCTCTCTGTTCGGCTTTAAGGTAGATGTTTCTATGTTTGCTCTTCCATTATTAGGTGTTGCTATTCCTTTGATTTTTTCTAAGAAAAGTATGCGCAAGTCTTTCGGTGAATTCATTTTTGGATTTGCTTTTTTATTTATGGGGCTTGCCTTCTTAAAAGATAATGTACCTAATTTGGCGGCTAATCCTGAAATGCTAGCTTTTATTCGGAATTATACTGATATGGGCTATTTTTCTATTCTGCTTTTTTTGCTTTTGGGTACTATTGTGACTATCATCGTGCAATCCTCTAGTGCTACAATGGCAATAACGCTAGTGATGTGCTCTATGAATTGGATCCCTTTTGAGTTGGCTGCAGCTTTAGTTTTAGGTGAAAATATAGGCACAACAGTTACTGCCAATCTTGCAGCTTTGGCTGCTAATTCTTCAGCAAGGAGAGCTGCCCTAGCCCATTTTATCTTTAATATTTTTGGTGTCTGTTGGATGTTACTTCTTTTTTATCCTTTTACTGGAGCTATCTCTTGGCTAGTCGATACTTATATGCCTAGTTCTCCTGATGTTGCCGTTTCATTTAAACTTTCGGCTTTTCATACTGTTTTTAATCTCTGCAATGTCTTTTTTATGATTTGGTTTGTGAAGTGGATCGAAAAAGCAGTTTGTTCTCTTATCCATCAAAAAGAAGATGAAGAAGAATATCGTTTGCGTTTTATACCTAATGGAATACTCTCAACAGCTGAACTTTCAATATTGCAAGCTCGTAAGGAAATAAATCTTTATTCTGAAAGAACACATAAAATGTTTGTGATGGTTCAGGACTTATTGCACACACAAAAAGATGATGATTTTAATAAGCTGTTTAGTCGTGTTGAAAAATACGAAAATATTAGTGATAATATGGAACTCGAAATTGCTAATTATTTGAATCAAGTATCTGATGGAAAATTGAGCTCTGAAAGTAAATTACAAATTAGGGCAATGTTGAGAGAAGTAACAGAGATAGAAAGTATAGGGGATAGCTGTTATAATCTTGCACGGACCATTAATCGCAAGCGGCAGACTAATCTTGATTTTACGGAAAAACAATATGAACATATTCATTTAATGTTTAAACTTTCAAACGAAGCTTTATCGCAAATGATTCTTCTCTTAGAGAAAGCCTCTCATCAAAATATTGATGTGAATAAGTCATTTAATATAGAGAATGAGATGAATAATTATCGTAACCAACTGAAAAATCAAAATATATTAGATGTAAATAATAAAGAGTACGATTATCAGATGGGAGTGTATTATATGGATATAATAGGTGAGTGTGAGAAGCTAGGAGATTATGTTGTAAATGTAGTGGAAGCCAGTAGCGATGTGAAAGAAAAAAAGGCTTCTTAA
- a CDS encoding 4-hydroxy-3-methylbut-2-en-1-yl diphosphate synthase, with amino-acid sequence MDLFNYSRRESSKVIVGNIILGETQPIRIQSMTNTSTQDTEACVKQAKKIIDAGGDYVRLTTQGMKEAENLKNINAELRSQGYMNPLVADIHFTPKVADVAALYAEKVRINPGNYLDAPRTFKQVEYTDEEYAQELLKIRERFVTFLNICKENNTAIRIGVNHGSLSDRIMTRYGDTPEGMVESCMEFLRICVAENFANVVISIKASNTVIMVRTVRLLVEVMEREGMQFPLHLGVTEAGDGEDGRIKSALGIGTLLADGYGDTIRVSLSEDPEAEIPVAKKLVEHVNLRCDHPYIPGLAAKEFNYLSPVRRKTKAVKNIGGENTPIVIADRMDNKFSINHQFIPDYIYAARTIPSQIEEGPEYILDADIWETEKDKFDKTGKKCWPAFNHTQLLAIGECQSELKFLFMPYMALTDEAIACLKVHPEIVLLSQSNHPNRVGEHRAFVHQLINEKIDNPVVTFQHYTENQVEDFQIKSAADMGPLIIDGISDGIFLYNQGEINHDIIDTTAFGILQAGRVRTSKTEYISCPGCGRTLFSLQSTIARVKAATSHLKGLKIGIMGCIVNGPGEMADADYGYVGAGKGRISLYRKKECIEKNIPEEEAVNKLIALIKENGDYIEEN; translated from the coding sequence ATGGATCTATTTAACTATTCTCGAAGAGAATCATCGAAAGTCATTGTTGGCAATATAATTTTAGGCGAAACACAACCTATTCGCATACAATCAATGACTAATACATCCACGCAAGATACTGAAGCCTGCGTGAAACAAGCAAAAAAGATCATTGATGCTGGAGGTGACTATGTACGTCTGACTACACAAGGGATGAAAGAGGCTGAAAACCTCAAAAATATAAATGCAGAACTAAGAAGTCAAGGATATATGAATCCATTAGTAGCTGACATTCATTTCACACCTAAAGTAGCAGATGTAGCAGCTCTATATGCAGAAAAAGTACGCATTAATCCTGGCAATTATTTAGATGCACCTCGTACTTTCAAACAAGTAGAATACACCGATGAAGAATATGCACAAGAATTATTAAAAATTCGGGAAAGATTTGTGACTTTCCTAAACATTTGTAAAGAAAATAACACAGCGATTCGCATCGGAGTTAATCATGGTTCGCTTTCAGATCGCATCATGACCCGTTATGGAGATACCCCAGAAGGAATGGTAGAATCTTGTATGGAGTTCCTTCGTATTTGTGTTGCCGAAAATTTCGCAAATGTAGTAATCTCAATAAAAGCTTCAAATACAGTAATTATGGTCAGAACCGTAAGACTACTTGTTGAAGTTATGGAAAGAGAAGGAATGCAGTTCCCATTACATCTAGGAGTAACCGAGGCTGGAGACGGAGAAGATGGGCGAATAAAATCAGCATTAGGGATTGGCACATTACTAGCAGATGGCTATGGAGATACAATACGCGTATCTCTAAGCGAAGATCCAGAAGCAGAAATACCTGTTGCAAAAAAATTAGTAGAACATGTCAACCTCCGCTGCGACCACCCTTATATACCAGGATTAGCAGCAAAAGAATTTAATTATCTTTCACCTGTTCGAAGAAAAACGAAAGCCGTAAAAAACATAGGTGGCGAAAATACCCCTATTGTTATAGCTGATAGAATGGATAATAAATTTAGTATAAACCATCAATTTATCCCTGATTACATTTACGCTGCAAGAACAATACCATCCCAGATCGAAGAAGGTCCTGAATATATTCTCGATGCAGACATATGGGAAACAGAAAAAGATAAATTTGATAAGACAGGAAAGAAATGCTGGCCTGCTTTCAATCACACACAACTATTAGCGATTGGAGAATGCCAATCCGAACTTAAATTTTTATTCATGCCATATATGGCATTAACTGATGAAGCTATTGCCTGCCTAAAAGTACATCCTGAAATAGTATTGCTTTCTCAAAGTAATCATCCTAATAGAGTCGGAGAGCATAGAGCATTTGTACATCAATTAATAAATGAGAAAATTGACAACCCAGTTGTGACATTCCAACATTATACAGAAAATCAAGTTGAAGACTTCCAAATAAAATCAGCTGCAGATATGGGACCATTAATAATAGATGGAATCTCAGATGGAATATTCTTATACAACCAAGGAGAGATCAATCATGATATCATAGACACGACTGCTTTTGGTATCTTACAAGCAGGACGAGTACGAACTAGTAAGACCGAATATATATCATGCCCTGGATGCGGACGCACGCTCTTTAGCCTACAAAGCACTATTGCTCGCGTAAAAGCTGCAACATCTCACCTAAAAGGACTCAAAATAGGTATCATGGGATGCATCGTAAATGGACCTGGTGAAATGGCCGATGCAGACTATGGCTATGTAGGTGCAGGAAAAGGAAGAATAAGTTTATATCGAAAAAAAGAGTGTATAGAGAAAAATATACCAGAAGAAGAAGCTGTAAACAAACTCATCGCACTGATCAAAGAAAACGGGGACTACATCGAGGAAAATTAG
- a CDS encoding aminopeptidase P family protein, with protein sequence MFSKETYIQRRALLKKALGSGVLLFLGNDEYGLNYADNTFRYRQDSTFLYYFGLSFSGLSAIIDIDEDKEVVFGDELTIDHIVWMGTQPTIKEKSELIGVEKTMPSDSIKEYLLKAQRKGQTIHYLPPYRAEHKLKLLEWLNVPVAQQQASVDFIRAVVNQRNYKSAEEILEIEKACNITADMHITATKILRPGMKEYEVVAALEAVATAAGGDLSFATIATVNGQTLHNHYHGNTVKSGDLFLIDAGAETSMGYAGDMSSTIPADRKFTTRQKEVYDIQVASHLAAVSALRPGVSFKDVYELSARVICDGLKDLGIMKGDSSEAVQAGAHAMFFPCGLGHMMGMDVHDMENLGEVWVGYNGQPKSTQFGRKSLRLARPLEQGFVLTIEPGVYFIPELIDLWKAENKFAEFINYEKLETYKDFGGIRNEEDYLITETGARRLGKKIPLTTDEVEELR encoded by the coding sequence ATGTTTTCTAAAGAAACGTATATACAACGTAGAGCGTTGTTAAAAAAGGCTTTAGGCTCTGGTGTTTTGCTATTTCTGGGAAATGATGAATATGGGTTGAATTATGCAGATAATACATTTCGTTATCGACAAGATTCGACTTTCCTATATTATTTTGGTCTCTCTTTTTCAGGTCTTTCAGCTATAATTGATATTGACGAAGATAAAGAAGTTGTTTTTGGGGATGAACTTACCATCGATCATATTGTATGGATGGGGACACAACCAACTATAAAAGAAAAAAGTGAATTGATAGGGGTTGAAAAAACGATGCCTTCGGATTCTATTAAAGAATATTTGTTAAAGGCTCAACGGAAAGGGCAAACTATTCATTATTTACCTCCTTATCGTGCGGAGCATAAACTGAAATTATTGGAATGGTTAAATGTTCCAGTAGCTCAACAACAAGCTTCTGTTGATTTTATCCGGGCAGTCGTGAATCAACGTAACTATAAATCAGCTGAAGAGATTCTTGAGATAGAAAAGGCTTGTAATATTACTGCAGATATGCATATTACTGCTACTAAGATACTTCGTCCAGGGATGAAGGAATATGAGGTGGTGGCTGCCTTGGAAGCTGTAGCAACTGCTGCCGGAGGTGATTTATCCTTTGCTACTATTGCTACAGTAAATGGGCAAACTTTACATAATCACTATCATGGGAATACGGTTAAATCGGGTGATTTGTTTTTGATTGACGCTGGTGCTGAAACGTCGATGGGGTATGCTGGTGATATGTCTTCGACAATACCTGCTGATCGAAAATTTACTACTCGCCAAAAAGAAGTTTATGATATTCAAGTAGCTTCTCATTTAGCTGCGGTTTCTGCTCTTCGTCCTGGCGTGTCTTTTAAGGATGTATATGAATTATCTGCTCGCGTTATCTGTGATGGATTGAAAGACCTGGGAATAATGAAAGGTGATTCGTCTGAGGCTGTTCAGGCGGGAGCACATGCTATGTTTTTTCCGTGTGGTCTAGGGCATATGATGGGAATGGATGTGCATGATATGGAAAATTTAGGTGAAGTCTGGGTAGGATATAATGGACAGCCTAAGAGCACTCAATTTGGGCGTAAATCTCTTCGCTTAGCTCGTCCTCTTGAACAGGGCTTTGTCTTGACGATAGAGCCGGGGGTCTATTTCATTCCTGAATTAATTGATTTATGGAAAGCGGAAAATAAATTTGCTGAGTTTATTAATTATGAAAAACTTGAAACTTATAAAGATTTTGGAGGTATTCGTAATGAAGAAGATTATTTAATTACTGAAACAGGGGCTCGTCGATTGGGTAAAAAGATACCATTAACAACCGACGAGGTAGAAGAACTTAGATAA